The window ATCTTTGTCCTCCAGCAGGGGTGGCTCCTTCCAGCCCTGTAATAAAGCTAACAACTCAGAACGCAGGGTTTCTAGCGCGGTAATTTGCCGTGTCACCGCCCTGACTTTTTCCTGCAATCGTTGCTTGACATCCCCACAGGGTAGTTGCCCCTGGTCATAGATATTGAGAATCTCACGAATTTCGATCAGTGTCAGCCCCAGGGATTGCGCACGCTTAATGAATGCCAGTCGCTTGAATACCGATTCTCCAAACAATCGCTGTCCAGTGGGCGATCGCTGCACAGTCGGCGTGAGTAAACCGACCTCGTCATAGTAGCGAATCGTCTTTACGGGCAACCCACTCCGATTGGCAACCGTTCCAATCTTCAACGCTGGCTCCACACCCAGAGAGTTCATAGCCTCTTCATCCATCGCAGATAAACCCACTGCTTCCAAGATTGAGGTTGCAGTCAAGTAGATCAATAAGTGGGGGGATGGCGTTTGGACATACTCAATGGGGGTAATTGGGGACGGGAAGCATAGGGTGGCAGATAATGGGTCACTGTCGCCTCAGGTTGCTCATCGGGTCGCCGTTGGAATTGCCACCATCGTAGCCCCAAGGCCACGACCATCGTCCCCATCCCGAAACCAGCGAGAGAGCCGTGATCACCCAGTCCTCCAATTACCGTATCAACCACGCCAATAGTCAACACAAAACTGAAGAGGGGTTCTCTTCGATAGGCCGACTTCAACATCCGATGCCATACAGCATTCATTGCGAATCCTTGTACTACTCCCGAATCGAACTTGAATTGCTATTAGTCTAGCCTAGTGGTCTGTCAAGAATTTTTTGATGGGTGAAAACACTGGGAAATTAACCCCCTTAAAACTCTTAAACCATCAAATCAAGGTTGACAGAGTACTAGACCTGTCTCAAAAATCAGACAGATTAGCGCTGCAACAGTGGCTCTAGTCAAGTCCCAGCCATGACAGCAGCCCCTTTCCTGTGACAAACTCAATGATCAGGGTTAGGATAAAGCCAATCATGGCAGCCCGGCCATTGAGCCGCTCTGCATATTCGCTAAAGCCAAACTTAGGTTCTTCCAGCTTAGGAGTGGTGGTAGGTTGGATTGGAGTCATAGTCAGACTTCTTTGGTTACAATTCTTTACTATATATCTATTGTAGAGGTGACTGCCCCCTCGTCAACCCAAGACCTGAAATGGCTGGAGTTAATCAATCCAGTAATGAACCTGAGTCTGTGATGAAAAACGGGGTTAATTTTTGTAATAATTAGGCAGGGTAATTAAGATTTCACCTTGAGTTCAATCTATCAGCTTCTCAGCACTTCTATGAAAACTTGCGTACAATACAGAGTGAAATTCTAGCTAGGATATTAGGGTAGGTTTCTATACTTTCCACCAAATCCCCCTGCCAAGGATAACTCAATCACTTTGTTACTCCCATCTCTGTTGTTGAGTCGGTTGATACAACGAACAGAGAAATTTTGGCAGTAAATGTTTACCGCAGGCGCTGCTCAGGATCATGGATAAAAGTGTTATCTGCCTGCAATTCCAAGTACTCAATCAACACCCGTTGTTTGACAGGCAAATTCCTGAAATTGAGAAATTCAGCTTGGATTATCGACTCTAGGTTTAAGTTTTATGCAGTACTCCATGAACCGTCTATCAATCTTTGTAGACGGAAACAATATGTTCTATGCTCAGCAGAAAAATGGCTGGTTCTTCGACCCAAAGCGAGTGTTGGAGTACTTTACTAAAAGTGAAACTGAGCCTCAGGTAACGCTCATTAATGCCTTTTGGTACACAGGTTTAAAAGATCCCCAAGATCAGCGGGGTTTTCGAGATGCCTTGATCAGTCTTGGCTATACGGTTCGCACAAAAATTCTGAAAGAGTACTATGACGATAATTCCGGTCGCTATTCTCAGAAAGCCAATTTAGATATTGAGATTGTAGTGGACATGTTTAATACTGTTGATCAATACGACCGAGTCATTCTCTTTAGCGGAGATGGAGATTTTGAACGGGCGATTGAACTGCTCCGATCGAAAAATACCCATATTACTGTTGTATCAACGGAAGGGATGATTGCCCGTGAGCTACGCAACGCCACGGATCGCTATATCGATCTCAACGATATTCGGGAACGAATTGAAAAAGTTGACTACTGAGTAGGTGGAATAACACTCTTTCATCACCTAGTTAACAAAACTTGTCTGGAATAGTCTGAAAGATCGCCCAGATTCACTAGACTGTTGTCCTCGACTTAACTACTCCGTAGATCCCAGACTGCTGGTTACCGCTATCAGATATGGATGAGGATCGACCCCGTTTGAGCTGGTTGTGTTGAGCTGGGAGCACGGTCTTGAGGTGATTGACAAGATAGCGGGTAAACCCTTTCCTTAACCTTGGTGGCAAGTATAGCTATTGGAGGCCATGGAGAGACCAAGTGTGTGGCGATAGATAGTCCATGCCGTAATATCTTTAGCACGAGCACCATGACAGCTATTAAGCTGGTAAAGTACAGTCAATTCTTGACTGGCAAAAGCTTCAGGACTAAAATTGTACCGCACTTAACCGAGAACCGCCATGTCATTGAAATAAAGTGATGGCAAGGAATTTGACCTCTTACCGTTGTAGAACACTTGAGAAGAGTGATCTTAGTGGGAGAGTTAATGCTTTTTGGTAAATCTTAAGTCCAGCGCAGTCATCGCTTGATGAAGCATTTGTACTTAAGTCAAAGCGGTGAGAGCCGTCTACGTCCAATTTCATGATCGGTAACAACACACGCTTGTTATCAAATATACAAGTGAGCGGCAGCAATTAAATTAAACATAGAATTATTTGCCAATCACTTTTCATACAAAGAGGGAGATGGCAATAATTTCTTATATTTAATTCCGACTAGCTGCCTCGTCACTATTAACTTCAGAAAGTGCCATAATTAGTCCATGAGTCCATTCGCCGTTGATTTACTAAGAGCCAGAGGATCAATGACTTTCACACCTAAGGTAAAGAGAACTGTTAAAAACGAGCAAGATCAGCTAAAGCTAGGATTTTCCCTGCTGAAGGAGAAACGATTTGATGAAGCCCTCGCCCAGATGTCAGACGTAATCCAGTCAAATCCTTCATCAAAAGGTGCGCACCTAGCATCTGGTATCGTTCATTTTCGACAAAAATCCTTTGACCAAGCCCTCGCTCATTTTCAATCGGCGTTAAAGGCTGATCCCTTGGCTCCTCCAGCATATCTGGGAATTGGAAGAGTCTATCTAAGACAAGGAAAGGTAGAGGAAGCCATTGAACAGTTTCAAAGTGCTGTAAACCTAGATCCAAAACAGTCAAAAACTTACGTACATTTGGGAGATGCTTTTCTCAAGCAAAAGCATCTTGATGAAGCACTACAGAAATTTCGAATGGCGCTGCGGTTGAATCCACAATCATCTTCTGCACGGCTAGGGTTGGCTCAGACATATGTGGCTCAGGAAAAGATTCAAGAGGCTATTTCTGAATTACAGTCCTTAATCAGAGTTGATCCAAAAAACTTGAGAGGGCTTCTACAACTGGCCTTTATTTACATGAAACAGCAGCAATACAGCCTGGCCAAGGAAGTCTTTCAGTCAGTGATTCAGATAAGTTCCAAAGTTCCTATTTCCATTCAACTAGCCTTCATTAAGGCTTTGATTGAAGACAATACACTAGAAGAGGCTTGTCAGTTACTCAGGGAGCTACCTGAGAACAAAAAGCTGGCACCGCGAGTGCACCAACTTTGGGGAGATCTGTATAGTCGCCAAGGTCTACATAAGGAAGCCACAGAAGAGTATAGAGCAGCGACTCTGCTGGCCTCACAGACTGATATTAACGACGAGGTTAACGAGCCAGGAGAATTGGATATCCTCGAAGATCAAGATGACTGGGAAGATCTGGCAGAGAGTTTTAGAGTTTCTGCAAACGCTCTGCTCAATGAAAATCCTGCTCGCCAAAAGCGATTTCGAAACCGCACTTAATTACAGCCATATTTTCGGCATTATAACTTCATTCTTGAAGTCTTTCACTTTGATGAAAAAACCAGCAAAAAAATGGATTCATGGAAGTATGTTATCTTGAGAACACCAACATACACTT of the Neosynechococcus sphagnicola sy1 genome contains:
- a CDS encoding heavy metal-responsive transcriptional regulator; translated protein: MTATSILEAVGLSAMDEEAMNSLGVEPALKIGTVANRSGLPVKTIRYYDEVGLLTPTVQRSPTGQRLFGESVFKRLAFIKRAQSLGLTLIEIREILNIYDQGQLPCGDVKQRLQEKVRAVTRQITALETLRSELLALLQGWKEPPLLEDKDRRICPNIQIGVAD
- a CDS encoding NYN domain-containing protein, producing the protein MNRLSIFVDGNNMFYAQQKNGWFFDPKRVLEYFTKSETEPQVTLINAFWYTGLKDPQDQRGFRDALISLGYTVRTKILKEYYDDNSGRYSQKANLDIEIVVDMFNTVDQYDRVILFSGDGDFERAIELLRSKNTHITVVSTEGMIARELRNATDRYIDLNDIRERIEKVDY
- a CDS encoding tetratricopeptide repeat protein is translated as MSPFAVDLLRARGSMTFTPKVKRTVKNEQDQLKLGFSLLKEKRFDEALAQMSDVIQSNPSSKGAHLASGIVHFRQKSFDQALAHFQSALKADPLAPPAYLGIGRVYLRQGKVEEAIEQFQSAVNLDPKQSKTYVHLGDAFLKQKHLDEALQKFRMALRLNPQSSSARLGLAQTYVAQEKIQEAISELQSLIRVDPKNLRGLLQLAFIYMKQQQYSLAKEVFQSVIQISSKVPISIQLAFIKALIEDNTLEEACQLLRELPENKKLAPRVHQLWGDLYSRQGLHKEATEEYRAATLLASQTDINDEVNEPGELDILEDQDDWEDLAESFRVSANALLNENPARQKRFRNRT